A genomic stretch from Pelagicoccus sp. SDUM812003 includes:
- a CDS encoding DUF423 domain-containing protein, whose translation MNRLTLVCLIAALGIVLGAFGAHALKDLLAENGSAESWRTAVLYHLIHAVALLAVVSRGSSLRAKWSVPLWVLGILLFSGSIYGLALTGWKLLGPITPLGGLAFIAGWILLAIENRGIQESKSE comes from the coding sequence ATGAACCGTCTCACCCTCGTCTGTTTGATCGCCGCGCTTGGCATTGTCCTCGGGGCCTTCGGAGCCCACGCGCTGAAAGACCTCCTCGCGGAAAACGGGAGCGCCGAATCCTGGAGAACCGCGGTACTGTACCATCTTATTCATGCCGTCGCCTTGCTGGCGGTAGTTTCCCGAGGCAGCTCTCTCCGCGCCAAGTGGAGCGTGCCGCTGTGGGTTTTAGGCATTTTGCTTTTCTCCGGTTCCATCTACGGGCTTGCGCTCACCGGCTGGAAACTGCTGGGTCCGATCACGCCGCTCGGCGGTCTCGCCTTCATCGCGGGCTGGATCTTGCTGGCCATCGAGAACCGAGGCATTCAGGAATCGAAATCCGAGTAA
- the argC gene encoding N-acetyl-gamma-glutamyl-phosphate reductase yields MNAAIVGASGYGGEILVKLLAAHPKVTLKAVTSRSKAGQPVSAVIPAMRGALDDMLFEASDPQELAAREDIDVYFLALPHGAAAEYARHLVDAGKKVIDLSADFRISDPAIYEEFYGAPHPDVELLGRSVYVLPELTEDGWQEKDLFACPGCYPTSILIPLLPLLKAGVVSKQHIVANAYSGTSGAGKQSKEAFSFCEVNESVKAYGLPKHRHLSEIEEQLGMAAREKIVIQFNPHLAPMNRGIATTITVPSNGASIEQLYEVWNATYADKPFVFVLPQDQRPETKYVVGTNRVDISAVKDDRTGNFVITSAEDNLVKGASGQAIQILNLWQGWDETAGLV; encoded by the coding sequence ATGAACGCAGCAATCGTAGGCGCCTCCGGCTACGGAGGTGAAATCCTAGTCAAGCTCCTCGCCGCTCATCCGAAGGTCACGCTTAAGGCCGTCACCTCGCGCAGCAAGGCGGGCCAGCCGGTGAGCGCCGTCATCCCGGCCATGCGGGGCGCGCTTGATGATATGCTTTTTGAAGCCTCTGATCCTCAGGAGCTTGCGGCTCGAGAGGATATCGATGTCTATTTTCTGGCCCTGCCGCATGGAGCGGCGGCGGAATACGCCCGGCACTTGGTGGACGCGGGCAAGAAAGTGATCGACCTGAGCGCCGACTTTCGGATCTCCGATCCCGCGATCTACGAGGAGTTCTACGGGGCGCCGCATCCAGATGTGGAGCTGCTCGGCCGGTCGGTCTACGTGCTGCCCGAACTCACGGAGGACGGCTGGCAGGAAAAGGACCTTTTCGCCTGCCCCGGTTGCTACCCGACCAGCATTCTCATTCCCCTGCTTCCACTGCTCAAAGCGGGCGTCGTGTCCAAGCAGCACATCGTGGCCAACGCCTACAGCGGCACCAGCGGCGCCGGCAAGCAGAGCAAGGAGGCCTTTTCCTTCTGCGAAGTGAACGAAAGCGTGAAGGCCTACGGTCTTCCCAAGCATCGGCACCTTTCGGAGATCGAGGAACAGCTCGGGATGGCGGCGAGAGAGAAGATCGTCATCCAGTTCAACCCGCACCTCGCCCCCATGAACCGGGGCATCGCCACCACCATCACGGTCCCATCTAACGGGGCCAGCATCGAGCAGCTCTACGAGGTCTGGAATGCGACCTACGCGGACAAGCCGTTCGTTTTCGTATTGCCGCAGGACCAGCGCCCGGAGACCAAATACGTGGTCGGCACGAACCGGGTCGACATCTCCGCGGTGAAGGACGATCGGACCGGAAACTTCGTCATCACCTCCGCCGAGGACAACCTTGTCAAAGGGGCCAGCGGCCAGGCCATTCAGATTCTCAACCTCTGGCAAGGCTGGGACGAGACCGCCGGTCTGGTCTAG
- a CDS encoding HD domain-containing protein, whose translation MPVEPKRQPLALELPRPLESAIETLRNAGGRCRIVGGSVRDALLGLIPKDFDVEVYGLDLDAISEKLSQIGKTDLVGKSFAVVKLWTRGEEYDFAIPRRESKSGTGHRGFAIEADARMSEFDALQRRDFTINALLYDPASKQALDYCGGLDDLKNRILRHVSPAFSEDPLRVLRGMQFAGRFRMSLHPETAALCRAIRNEFHSLSKERVWGEWEKWASRSTSLSHGLRALQDSGWLPHFPELNALVGLPQDPAWHPEGDVWAHTCCCLDALIQHTDWASLPPTKRALLAFGTLCHDLGKARSTRWALKRGAKHWISPGHDTNSVWLAQQFFDRMRAPHLIRDKVMRLVGNHHFLNTVPEGGHSDASLRRLSKRLAPATSEELHYVMVSDHRGRPPFVSKAQDKRLAQFKQRIQELDLKESAPKPLLQGRDLIARGFKPNPDFKSLLESAYEAQLDGAFSSHAQAQAWFDDFLQSRDRAN comes from the coding sequence ATGCCTGTCGAACCTAAACGCCAGCCCCTAGCTCTCGAGCTTCCGCGACCGCTGGAAAGCGCCATCGAAACCCTGCGAAATGCGGGAGGACGCTGTCGCATCGTGGGCGGTTCCGTGCGGGACGCCTTGCTGGGCCTGATTCCCAAGGACTTCGACGTCGAGGTCTACGGCCTCGATCTAGACGCCATCTCGGAAAAGCTGTCCCAAATCGGGAAGACCGATCTGGTGGGCAAGTCCTTCGCGGTGGTGAAGCTGTGGACACGGGGCGAGGAGTACGATTTCGCCATACCGCGCCGCGAATCCAAAAGCGGGACGGGCCATCGAGGGTTCGCCATCGAAGCGGACGCCCGAATGAGCGAGTTCGACGCCCTGCAGCGACGCGATTTCACTATCAACGCCCTGCTCTACGATCCGGCCAGCAAGCAAGCGCTCGACTACTGCGGCGGTCTCGACGACCTGAAAAACCGCATCCTTCGCCATGTCAGCCCCGCCTTCAGCGAAGACCCGCTTCGCGTGCTGCGCGGCATGCAGTTCGCAGGGCGTTTTCGCATGAGTCTCCATCCGGAAACCGCAGCCCTCTGCCGCGCCATCCGCAACGAGTTCCACAGTCTCTCCAAGGAGCGGGTCTGGGGCGAATGGGAAAAATGGGCCAGCCGCTCCACCTCCCTCTCCCACGGCCTGCGAGCTCTGCAGGACAGCGGCTGGCTGCCGCACTTCCCGGAGCTCAACGCGCTGGTCGGGCTGCCGCAGGACCCTGCATGGCATCCTGAAGGCGACGTTTGGGCTCACACCTGCTGCTGCCTGGACGCTTTGATCCAGCACACCGATTGGGCTTCGCTTCCCCCCACCAAACGAGCCCTGCTGGCCTTCGGCACGCTTTGCCACGACCTCGGCAAGGCTCGCAGCACTCGGTGGGCCCTCAAGCGCGGCGCCAAGCATTGGATCAGCCCGGGCCACGACACGAACAGCGTCTGGCTTGCCCAGCAGTTCTTCGACCGCATGCGAGCCCCGCATCTGATCCGCGACAAGGTCATGCGACTGGTCGGCAATCACCACTTTCTCAATACCGTACCGGAGGGCGGTCACAGCGACGCCAGTTTGCGTCGCCTTTCCAAGCGCCTCGCCCCCGCGACGAGCGAAGAGCTGCACTATGTGATGGTGTCGGATCATCGAGGACGCCCGCCTTTCGTTTCCAAAGCCCAAGACAAGCGTCTCGCCCAGTTCAAACAGCGTATCCAAGAACTGGATCTCAAGGAATCCGCCCCCAAGCCCCTCCTGCAAGGCCGCGACCTCATCGCCCGCGGATTCAAACCCAATCCGGATTTCAAATCGCTTCTCGAGTCGGCATACGAAGCCCAGCTCGACGGCGCCTTCTCCTCACACGCCCAGGCTCAAGCCTGGTTTGACGACTTCCTGCAAAGCCGCGACCGCGCGAACTGA
- the rplM gene encoding 50S ribosomal protein L13, with protein sequence MKTFLAKKETVQRNWYVIDAKDQVLGRLAVKIANVLRGRNKPTYTPHVDTGDFVVVINADKIALTGKKGEQKQYMFYSGYVGGEKRLSVAQMQERQPDFVVKHAVKGMLPKNRLARKMLTKLKVYAGEEHPHEAQNPEALSV encoded by the coding sequence ATGAAAACATTTCTCGCTAAAAAGGAAACGGTACAACGCAACTGGTACGTGATCGACGCTAAGGATCAAGTGCTTGGCCGTCTCGCTGTGAAGATCGCCAACGTCCTGCGCGGTCGTAACAAGCCTACCTACACTCCGCACGTGGACACGGGAGACTTCGTCGTTGTCATCAACGCAGACAAGATCGCCCTCACCGGCAAGAAGGGGGAGCAGAAGCAGTACATGTTCTACAGCGGTTACGTTGGCGGCGAAAAGCGTCTGAGCGTCGCGCAGATGCAGGAGCGCCAGCCGGATTTCGTGGTCAAGCACGCCGTCAAGGGCATGCTGCCGAAGAACCGTCTCGCTCGCAAGATGCTCACCAAGCTCAAGGTGTACGCTGGCGAAGAGCATCCACACGAAGCACAAAACCCAGAGGCTCTCTCCGTCTAA
- the rpsI gene encoding 30S ribosomal protein S9 yields the protein MSVESNVFLGTGRRKTAVARVRLQEGSGKIVVNGKESESFFSHENFQRIALSPLATAELKDKVDIVAKVQGGGDSGQAGAISLGIARALLKLDAELRAPLKQAGLLTRDPRMKERKKAGQPGARKKFQFSKR from the coding sequence ATGTCAGTCGAATCAAACGTTTTTCTTGGCACTGGCCGTCGCAAGACCGCTGTCGCTCGCGTTCGTCTTCAAGAAGGCAGCGGCAAGATCGTGGTGAACGGCAAGGAGTCGGAAAGCTTCTTCTCGCACGAGAACTTCCAACGCATCGCCCTGTCTCCGCTCGCAACCGCAGAGCTCAAGGACAAGGTCGACATCGTGGCGAAGGTGCAAGGCGGCGGCGACAGCGGACAAGCTGGCGCGATCTCCTTGGGCATCGCCCGCGCCCTTCTCAAGCTCGACGCCGAACTGCGAGCTCCTCTCAAGCAAGCTGGTCTGCTCACTCGCGACCCGCGCATGAAGGAACGTAAGAAGGCTGGTCAGCCAGGGGCACGCAAGAAGTTCCAATTCTCGAAGCGCTAA